A stretch of the Epinephelus fuscoguttatus linkage group LG2, E.fuscoguttatus.final_Chr_v1 genome encodes the following:
- the ubl7b gene encoding ubiquitin-like protein 7b, with protein MIEMTSSDWHLSLKLVDQPKSIFHFPEMMPGDVPPGGYRIATLKQLVAAQIPDSIPDPELIELVHCGRKLKDDLTLDACGIQPGSTIHILKKTWPEPESSSEPVNRATAAREFRVFHAALHSLNSAYRDSVYKMLTNKESLDQIIVATPGLRSDPVALGVLQDKDLFVQFTDPNMLDVLISSHPALVNAIILVLHSVAGSMPAQSSASSSRNVSGSSYSDMPGGFMFEGMSDDEEDFQSGSPAGPSNRAGGSAGIRPVSLSHSGATGPRPITQSELATALALASTPDSSAVTPTTSSTADPSSGVAPMPAGTPVSNDLFSQALQQALQASNMSALQGRWQSQMQQLRDMGIQDEELMLRALQATDGDIQAALELIFAGGPGL; from the exons ATG ATAGAGATGACTTCTTCAGACTGGCACCTGTCTCTTAAGCTGGTGGATCAACCCAAATCCATCTTCCACTTCCCAGAAATGATGCCAGGAGATGTCCCACCTGGAGGATACAGAATCGCTACTTTAAAACAACTTGTTGCAGCACAGATCCCAGACTCCATCCCAGACCCTGAGCTAATAG agctggtccactgtggACGGAAACTTAAGGATGACCTAACTCTGGATGCCTGTGGGATTCAACCTGGATCCACCATACACATCCTCAAAAAGACTTGGCCTGAACCAGAGAGCAGTTCAG AGCCTGTGAACAGAGCAACTGCAGCCAGGGAGTTCAGGGTGTTTCATGCTGCTCTTCACTCTCTCAACTCTGCCTACAGAGACTCA GTATATAAAATGCTAACAAATAAAGAGTCTCTGGATCAGATCATCGTGGCCACACCAGGGCTCAGGTCAGACCCAGTCGCCCTCG GGGTGCTCCAAGACAAAGATCTCTTTGTGCAGTTCACAGACCCTaacatgctggatgt ATTGATCAGTTCACACCCGGCCCTCGTCAACGCCATCATCCTGGTCCTGCACTCTGTGGCAGGCAGCATGCCCGCTCAGTCCAGTGCCAGCTCGTCTCGTAATGTCTCTGGCAGTTCTTACAGCGATATGCCAG GGGGCTTTATGTTTGAAGGCATGTCTGACGACGAGGAAGATTTCCAGTCC GGGAGCCCAGCAGGACCCTCCAACAGGGCAGGAGGCTCAGCAGGAATACGACCGGTGTCTCTGAGCCACAGTGGAGCGACAGGCCCTCGACCAATAACACAGAGCGAGCTGGCAACAGCCTTGGCCCTCGCCAGCACCCCTGACAGCAGTGCGGTCACTCCAACGACTTCAAGCACG GCGGACCCCTCCAGTGGCGTAGCCCCGATGCCAGCAGGGACCCCAGTCAGTAACGATCTCTTCAGTCAGGCCCTACAGCAAGCTCTGCAAGCCTCCAACATGTCTGCTTTACAG gGCCGCTGGCAGTCCCAGATGCAGCAGCTCAGGGACATGGGGATCCAGGATGAGGAGCTGATGCTGAGGGCGCTGCAGGCCACAGATGGTGACATACAGGCTGCCCTGGAGCTCATATTTGCTGGAGGCCCAGGACTCTGA